The genomic window GGTTGGATTTTGATCGATAAAATCCTGTAAGTCGGTGTACTCCGAAGTATCGAATTCTACCAGACAAGGGATTTCTTCACCGGGCTCGCAACCCTCTGGATTGGGCTGAGCCGACACATCATCCCAATTTGATGCAGTATGAAGGCCTGCTTCGTTATTACCCGTGTAACGGTATTTGAGCGTAGCCAGTTTTTCATTGGAGCGGAAAGCACTCATACTAAATACTAGGCCGAACGCTACTACCAGCGCTGCAAGGCCAAAAAGAATTTTGTTCTTTTTCATGTTTGTTGACTGCTTTATTGCATTTGAAAAAGCAGTCGAAAAAAGTTTTGGTTTAATTTCGTTTGTGGTTGCTCCCTGCTTAAAACACGATACAAGAAGTACGACGAACGATTTTGTTGATTTTTATTTATAGCCACTTTGGTAGGCCTGGCACCTGTACCATTTGGTTCGCCGAACCCCAGGGCACATTTTGTTTTTGCATTTAATTTTTGTTCCTTAATCCTTAATCCTTGTTCCTTGCTGCTTACTCCTTGTTCTTTATTCTCTAATCCAATGACCAATGAACCAATCATTCCTCCTCCAGCACATATCTTTTTAGCGTAGTATCATACCTAATCACATGCCCTTCGGCCCTTAATCTTTTCAAAAGCCTTTCTAGGGTAGACTTGTGGTAGCCCAACTTTTTAGCCATGGTAGGCACGTCTAACATTTGTTGGGTTCTAATCAACTGATGTAGCCGATCTAACCTGTTCCTATAGTGTACGCTGGTCAATTTTTATTGCTTACTACAAAGTTTGTAGCTAGCACCCGCATCTACAATGAACGTTAGGTTAAAAAATGAAAAGATTTTATTTACCCTTTTGTTAAGTTTTCTTTGAGCATTCTACTAAAAGATTGTTGCGTTATGCCTAGGTAAGAAGCCATGTCTTTATTTTTAATGTGTGCTACCAAGCCAGGATAGTGCTTGCACACGTATTTGAATTTTTCGGTGGCATTACCTTTTAGATAAACCTTTTTTTCTTGGTTAAGGCGAAGCAGGTAATAACTGAGTAAGTTTTTGCTGAGCAGTAAAAATTCTATGGACAGTTCTTCGAGCATCATGAGGTCGTAATAATGCAAAGCATATAGCTTGGCATCGGTTTCGCAGATGATTCCCTCTTCGCTTTCCGATTGGTTAAGGAGGCTTTCTACAGCTGCACAAAAATGACCTTCACAGCCAAAGTCGGTGGTTTGTTGCTCTCCATTTTCTTTATAAAGCCTTAGGAAACCACTTTCTAAAAAATAGATATACCTGCAAATTTCTCGTGGGCGAAGTAGGGGCGTACCTTTGGGCATAAAGATTTTTTTGATACGGGGTTCGAGCATTTTTTCTCCATCTTCCGAGAGGTTAAATTGGTTTTTGAGTAAATGAATAAAATGTGAATTTTTCATAAGCATTGATTTAATCTTTTAGTGTTTGTAAGAAAGGAGGGGCATTGCTTAATTTGCGATACTAACGCTAAGCCTATGAAAAATGAGCTTTTTAAATATCTAGATGCCATCCTGAAATTGCAGCAACAACTAATTGAGGTTTTAGTAGGAAATATAAAAATAGCGGAGTACGACGATTGGCTAGACAATACCGACGTGAAGTTGCTCTTAAAAATTAGTGACCGTACGCTTTATCGTCTGCGTAGTTCTGGACAATTGCCCGCCAAAAAAGTTGGGGGTAAATGGTATTACCCCCGTAAGTACGTAAACTCGATGATCAATGATGCAGCATCTGCTAATACCTGATGCAATAATAGAGTTCGCCTTCGGCAAATAGTTGGCCTTGGCCATCGGTTACGGCAGTGGCGCTGCCCTTAGTGTAAATGATCTTACCTTGGTTGTTACCACCCTCTTCTCCGTCTTGGCTTTCATGTTCGCCTACTTCTAAATAAATGGGCAAGCGATTTTGCAAGGCGAATGCGCCTTGTGTAGCATAAAACCCGGTAGCCTCTGGGTTAAGTTGTGCCAGATAAAGCGTTTGGTGGCTATTAAGCTCAAAATGCTGATGTAGCCAGTTTTTAAGATCGTTGCTAAAAGCTTGTGCTTCTATAGCTAGAGCGGAGTCTGTTAATGCGTAAAGGTTGGCCAACACTTTGGCCGCACCTCCAGGGGTAAATGCATGTTTCATTCAATTTAGGTTTAAGGGTTAATAAACCCAAATCTTGATAAAAGAAATGGCCTTAGCAAGCCTTCTGTGCCCTTTTTGTAGCGAGCGTAGTTGGTTTTGGTAATGAGCGTAGGTTTTGATGGCTTAGTCTAAAAAGTTATATTAGTGGTCATCTTAAAGCTTTCTCCTATGCTCAATCTAAAAAAATACTTTAGTGCCGCCTGTCATCAACCTTATCCTTCTGCCTGTTTTTTATCTCCGGTTTTGCTGTTCTTGGTACACTTTCTCATCACTTTTGAAGAGAAGAAAGAACTGAGTGTGATCATGACCAACTTCGGCTACTATCGGGCCTTGCTATTTAGTTGGATGGTAGCAGTTGGCTTGGTATGGTGGGTCAGGAAAAAGAGTATCCAGCTTGATGCGAGCTTAGCTTGGAGAGAAGCTTTCGCTCAGCGTCTAAAAAACCAGTTGCTTTATGGTATATTTTATCCGCTAGTATTGGCAATGGCCATTGCTACCTTGTATTTTTTGTATTTTAGGATCAATATTCTTCACACGGTATATTTCAGACGTTATTTTCCGTTAATTAGTTTGTTTTTAGTGCTACTTAACACACTCGTGTTTGCTTGGAACCAGCATTTCCGCAAAGATCCCACTATGCCAACCCCACCAGCACCTATCAAAGATGTAGCACGGCAGCCCTTGCATGCCAAAAAGGTGTCCGCTAAATTGCAGACGGCTAACCATTTGATGGATAGCCAAATTGCCTGTGTTTACATGTACAAGGGCGTATGCCATTATGTTACCCTTAGTGGTGAGTTTTTCCTTTGGCCAGGCAATTTTGAAGATGCCGAACATACATTAGGGGCCGACTTTTTTACCATACGCCGCAGTGTTATGGTAAGCCGCTTGGCAATAAAAGAAGCACAGCCCGAAGAGAAACTGATGCGGGTAGTGTTGGGGTTTGAGGTTCCCGTATCTTTGGTGGTAAGCTACCGTAATCTTGTTGGTTTTAAAAATTGGCTCAACGCAGAAGAAGAAGAGGCTAGTGTTGGTTAGCAACTAGTTGCTCGTGTTTCGTTAATCGTTGATTTGGATATTCGTTGTTGGCGGATGTGCGGATTCGGGGATATGTGGATTTGGCTATGTGCCAAGTCTTTGGTCTTTAGTCTTCGGCAATTCGTGGATTTGGATATTCGTTGTTGGTGGATGCGTGGATTCGGGGATATGTGGATTTGGCTATGTGCCCAGCCTTTGGTCTTAGGTCTTTCTTCAGCTCGGGCGAGCTCCCACAGTTGTTCGGGGTTTCTTCGGTAAAAAGGACATTTTTCCGAACAAACAGCCACCATTCTCGAACAAGTCTCGAACAAGGTTATTCTTCAACTGGTCAAAAGCGGCCAAATTCGGTCAAACCCTGCCAATACTAGCCAGCTGTTTATTTTTTCCAAAAAGAGCCTTTACATTCGTTCAACCAATCGCTTTTGCCGGCAAAACAATGGGTTGGGAAACAATTTTTTTCAACTTAATTTTTAAAAAAATGGGAACATTTAACAAAGGAATCCTAGGTGGATTTTCAGGAAAAGTAGGAACCGTAATTGGTTCTAATTGGAGAGGGCTAAACGTGATGCGCAGTTTGCCCAAAAAATCGAATACTAACCCTAGCCAAAAACAGGTGGTACAGCGAGAAAAGTTTGCAGCGATTATTGGCTTTTTAAGCCCGCTAACGGCGCTATTATCCGAATATTATGGTAGCTCCTCGGGTGTAAGTTCTCGGCTAAATAATGCCGTTTCTTACCATTTGAAACAGGCGCTGTTAGGCGATAGCCCAGATTTTATGATTGATTATACCAAAGTATTGATCAGTAAGGGCGAAGTGATCGGCGTAAAAGATGGGGCAATGGAAACGTTGCAACCTGCTACGGTTAACTTGCAATGGGCCAACAATAGTGGCCAGGTGCTTGCCGAAGCGACCGATGT from Pedobacter sp. SL55 includes these protein-coding regions:
- a CDS encoding DUF6266 family protein — protein: MGTFNKGILGGFSGKVGTVIGSNWRGLNVMRSLPKKSNTNPSQKQVVQREKFAAIIGFLSPLTALLSEYYGSSSGVSSRLNNAVSYHLKQALLGDSPDFMIDYTKVLISKGEVIGVKDGAMETLQPATVNLQWANNSGQVLAEATDVLLAVVYNSDKGQFIISNDVAQREDMTAAIAVPAAFTGDTVHVWLSFVNTELKRAATSVYLGSAVIS
- a CDS encoding Crp/Fnr family transcriptional regulator; the protein is MKNSHFIHLLKNQFNLSEDGEKMLEPRIKKIFMPKGTPLLRPREICRYIYFLESGFLRLYKENGEQQTTDFGCEGHFCAAVESLLNQSESEEGIICETDAKLYALHYYDLMMLEELSIEFLLLSKNLLSYYLLRLNQEKKVYLKGNATEKFKYVCKHYPGLVAHIKNKDMASYLGITQQSFSRMLKENLTKG
- a CDS encoding helix-turn-helix domain-containing protein — its product is MKNELFKYLDAILKLQQQLIEVLVGNIKIAEYDDWLDNTDVKLLLKISDRTLYRLRSSGQLPAKKVGGKWYYPRKYVNSMINDAASANT
- a CDS encoding DUF6520 family protein yields the protein MKKNKILFGLAALVVAFGLVFSMSAFRSNEKLATLKYRYTGNNEAGLHTASNWDDVSAQPNPEGCEPGEEIPCLVEFDTSEYTDLQDFIDQNPTLQDMIDSERVQSYKNEVQ